Proteins from a genomic interval of Bacillota bacterium:
- a CDS encoding helix-turn-helix transcriptional regulator: MLLVKTKQLAETRIRAGLSQRALAKKCGLSGAYLSQLERSQRAPSPQVARRLCDVLQAEFDTLFEIRECPKHVLFQRSLPS, from the coding sequence ATTGGTCAAGACTAAGCAGCTTGCCGAGACGAGGATACGAGCGGGGCTGTCCCAACGAGCCCTCGCGAAGAAGTGCGGCTTGAGCGGTGCATACCTCTCGCAATTGGAACGAAGCCAGCGCGCACCCAGCCCGCAAGTTGCGAGGCGGCTGTGCGACGTGCTCCAGGCGGAGTTTGACACGCTGTTTGAGATCCGAGAATGTCCGAAGCACGTTTTGTTCCAGCGGAGCCTGCCGTCCTGA